One stretch of Euphorbia lathyris chromosome 7, ddEupLath1.1, whole genome shotgun sequence DNA includes these proteins:
- the LOC136200757 gene encoding uncharacterized protein has protein sequence MPFRVGCDTASASFVIFDRDAFQFIGKSAVDLKASLNEADENQDYPSDLNMFLDKKFVFKIRVTTYNMPHDFSTYSISKMTDDGALLEEFSKCRQLDLESHTGQWDDQDVDISITPRCRYFNNTD, from the exons ATGCCGTTTAGAGTCGGGTGTGACACTGCAAGTGCTTCCTTTGTTATTTTTGATCGTGATGCTTTTCAGTTCATTGGTAAAAGTGCAGTTGATCTTAAAGCAAGCCTGAATGAG GCAGATGAGAACCAAGACTATCCAAGCGACCTGAATATGTTTTTGGACAAGAAGTTTGTTTTCAAGATTAGAGTTACTACATATAATATGCCTCACGATTTTTCAACTTATTCAATTTCAAAAATGACTGATGATGGTGCTTTGTTGGAAGAATTTTCCAAATGTCGTCAACTTGACCTG GAATCACATACGGGACAATGGGATGATCAAGATGTAGATATTTCAATAACACCAAGATGTAGATATTTCAATAACACCGACTAG